One window of the Rissa tridactyla isolate bRisTri1 chromosome 9, bRisTri1.patW.cur.20221130, whole genome shotgun sequence genome contains the following:
- the SPRY3 gene encoding protein sprouty homolog 3 — protein MQLSSSVAELSCDETMDPPAEDFQQVLSIDQIRSIRASNNYVERPAVCFQQTRSNPSLSQPPHKQEWSQDRLASSTFQDLHRSHSQQHQMPPLQQHMSHSSTASSVSQSTTASDQRLLSSLTPSHSGHSLIRTQPRPGELKAEESPLKGAAEKPTLHTGHLFICEECGRCKCARCTAARSLPSCWLCNQRCLCSPESLLDYGTCLCCVKGLFYHCSTDDEDTCADDPCSCGPGSCCARWAAMSFLSLLMPCLCCYFPTLGCLKLCQRGYDGLKRPGCRCQSHTNTVCRKISSSSGTPFPKTLDKPV, from the coding sequence ATGCAGCTCTCTTCCAGTGTGGCTGAACTCAGTTGCGACGAGACGATGGACCCGCCCGCTGAGGACTTCCAGCAGGTCCTGTCCATTGACCAAATCCGCTCCATCCGTGCCAGCAACAACTACGTGGAGAGACCGGCTGTCTGCTTCCAGCAAACCCGCTCCAACCCTTCCCTGTCCCAGCCACCGCACAAGCAGGAGTGGTCCCAGGACCGCCTGGCGTCTTCCACCTTCCAGGACCTGCACCGCAGCCACAGCCAACAGCACCAGATGCCACCCTTGCAGCAGCACATGAGCCATTCCAGCACCGCCAGCTCCGTCTCCCAAAGCACCACCGCCTCCGACCAGCGGCTCCTGAGCAGCCTCACGCCGTCCCACTCCGGGCACTCCCTCATCCGGacgcagccccggcccggcgaGCTGAAAGCGGAGGAGTCGCCGCTGAAGGGGGCTGCGGAGAAGCCCACCCTCCACACCGGCCACCTCTTCATCTGCGAGGAGTGCGGGCGGTGCAAGTGTGCCCGCTGCACGGCCGCCCGCagcctgccctcctgctggctctgcaaccagcgctgcctctgctcccccgAGAGCCTCCTCGACTACGGGACCTGCCTCTGCTGCGTCAAGGGGCTCTTCTACCACTGCTCCACCGACGACGAGGACACCTGCGCCGACGACCCCTGCTCCTGCGGGCCGGGGTCCTGCTGTGCCCGCTGGGCTGCCATGAGCTTCCTCTCGCTCCTCATGCCCTGCCTCTGCTGCTACTTTCCTACCCTGGGGTGCCTCAAACTTTGCCAGCGGGGTTATGACGGCCTGAAACGACCCGGCTGCCGCTGCCAGAGCCACACCAACACGGTCTGCAGGAAGATCTCCTCCTCCAGCGGCACGCCTTTCCCCAAGACGCTGGATAAGCCGGTATGA